The Hippoglossus hippoglossus isolate fHipHip1 chromosome 21, fHipHip1.pri, whole genome shotgun sequence genomic sequence GCTCCTCTGATGTCTCTCCTTGTTCTGCCAGGGGCTTTCTGAGAGGCATCTCAAATATTCACAAACATCCATCAATGCCTGAAAGGGTCAGACTCGCCCCGGACACATGCAATCACTCTCATACACACTtgcagggaaaacacacaaacatagcaCACACATTCAACAGACTTATTTTCTTGCTGCTGGAATTGTCTTTAATCACAGTTTTACTGTTGTGTCCTTCTCAGAGGCCCGTTGAGGTGAGATTCAGAGGCAgcctgtgtgtctttctatgTGTGGGACCACCACTACTCAGTGTCCTCATGATAAATATATTCTTAgttctttatctctgtgtgaCACAGAAACATAGACATCTTCAACGCAAGAGTGTGTGGTTGAGGTTTCCTGTCGGTGCTTTCGTGTGGGGGAGGACCCTGCAGAATCAAATACTACATGCAGGATGTCTGTTTCACTCGGTTGTGCACAGTATCACTTTATAATTTCCCATTAGTGTGTACTGACGAGTGGGACAGAGGGATAATGAGTGTAGtccaaaaaaaactaatcaatGCTAATCATGGTCGTGTTGAGACAGATTGTCTGGACAGGGGTTTCTATCCTTAACTGAAACAAATGTGTGACGCTGAAAGAGTCTGCAGCTCGTGGGCGAGAAGTATAACggtctcttttcctgtttgtttgccCGACCtcttctcactctgtctctggTGAATACGGCCGATGGCGCCTGCTAACTGCCATTACCATGACCTAATTCATTAACCTGGCATTTAAGGAGAGGGGGaactttttaaagctgcacacaaacacacacatttgcacatagAAACACATACAGTGACAACACAGTGGGGcatggggggggaggggttgtTTGCATCAGACATACAAGCTGTCCCTTCACACGCACAtatttgcacacaaacatgcatgacACACATTTTAACCATGTTTTCCCATCAGTCTTGAGCTGAAATCCAGATATTTGCCTGAAATATTCTGATGGGGTTGCTTGTGAGAACGCATCTTTTCCGGAACTACTCCTGCCGGGcccttaaataaaatgtcagaatgagccACTGTGAGAATGGagcaggaaaatatctggaaaattcacagcaagcGAGTGGTTCATGACGGTTCAAACATGATTCAAGAACTTTTGACGTTAAGGGATGATGCCCCGTGTCGATgtcctgtaaacaaaaacaagtgatttgCACAGTGCAATTTATACGTTCTATCCTACCTCCTGCTTTCTTTACTCAGACACCACCCATTGTTTGAACATCTGACgcaaacaatctcctgctgcattgttcagaTGTGAAAGGAtccaattttccagacatttttatgtctgaaaacatatACAGACCGACTCCTGGCAGTTCTGGCACTCTGCAGGCCTTTTTTCTACCATTAAAAATGTCTTCGGCCTATAATCAAATTCTGCTCCATTAAGGAAGAACGAGAAAGAGAgacaagacagagaaagaggtaGAGACAAAGGGAGGAATAATAGCAAATTAGCTTGCATGATATCAATGGTTCCTTTATGAAGAACAGACCAAAGATACCTACTGGTTACATGCAGGCACATGGGTAGAAAACAAGGCTATAATCACTGAGGCCTTCACTTAACTGACAGCTTGACAGTTGAAACCTCAATAAACCATTACAAACTGTATGTTATAGGATGTATTACATTATAATTTGACTATTCTTCCATGGTACTACCCAATTGATGGCATGGCACCAACACCAGTCATTAggacaccacagacacactgacctACTGTTTTTGCCATAGTGAAGAGTAGTGGTGTAAACAGCAACTCCTGCTGGCGAACAGGATAATTAAAGCCCTTCCTCACCACACGTGCATCACtactgcctctctctccccatgtCTAATCAACTCTGCTTTGAAAACCCTGTAAAATGAACAATCAGTCCTTATAAACAGCACATGCATCACTCCCTGGCAGAGCAGAGCCAATGACGCTGTGACTACTAATCAGAGCCGTACTCTGAATTTAAGGCCAGAGCTGATAAAAGCCTGAGAACATGTGTTTGTTACATTCGTGATCAATCCAGAAGCTTTATCAATTTTCCTCAtgtatttgaaatgtattgttgATTGTATTTCCAAGTCACCAGTCGGAAACTGACAGTTGAGTCTGGGAGTCACCAGATATGTTCAAGGGCATAAATAAAGGAACTAgacagggttttgtttttctaagtgttaaatttatttcacacatacaccacacacacacacacacacacacacacacacacacacacacacacacacacacacacacacacacacacacacacacacacacacacacacacacacacacacacacacacacagacattggCTTAACcttaaacacagagagagaaacattccTCCTGTATAGAGACTCTTCAACAAGGATGTTTGCTTTGGTGTTTGTTGTATGAAGGAAACAAGAGCAAATTAAGAAGCAAGTACTGTAGTTTAAGGAGAATGATTAAGCACAAGAGGAATAAGGGGAAAAAGCTCtacaatataattaaatatgaagaaatagaaaacaaaatgtttataaaagtatgtacaatatgaaaatatgtgcCAGTGGCAGTTGGTGTAAGCTGGTACAATTAATGTCCATTTAGGGGTCAGTGTCACTGACGGTTTAGTTTACATTTATGTGCTCGTCTTGGTTTAGCTCATACAAACCTATGTACAATTCCTTTATTCTGCACTGAGAAACATAAGATTGAAAGAATTGTTCTCACGACCTGGTCATGCATCATGTTGTGATTTGACGGCAGGGTTTCCTCACACACTCATTCGGAGGACCACAATTCATTTCCCAGGTTTGGATTGGACGGAGTTgtgtcaaggctactgtgacTTTGTCTGCTAAATAATGGCCAGCACGGGCGGAACAGAGCCAACCAGGATCTGGAGCTCAGCCACCTTAACGTGCCTCCTGGATCGAGGAGGCACGTCTCCTCAAATCAAGCTAAAGTATGTTCTGTTATGGGTTGAACATGAGAAAGAGCTTTGGCAGAGCAGCATGTGAAATAACTGTTTGGTGTTAGTTCACAGTGTAGATCAAATGGcagtgttttcctgcagctgcaacaTCTCAATTCATCACATGATTGACTAAAATCAGCAGGAAAAATGATTTCCAACATTCCTAATTTATTGCAAAAGACAGAGCACAATTATAATTTCTACAGGACTTAATTATGTCTGACGTACAGCTCTGAGCTTGGTCTAACAGAAACTAACCacttccttttctctgtgcCTCCTCCACAAAGACTGTGAAGctccagtctgtctctctctctgtctaatgATCGCGATGTTCCACTTGAACCaagctgctctgctcactgttcATCTCGTAGTTATGTGTCCGGTCCTCGCAGGTACGTCGGAAGTTTATGTTTTTAGATGCGTGATTTTCTGCAGATGtaatttacacatttcatttcatactGACTGATTTTCTCCTTTACCTGTcagagattttacagttttttccaGATGACCACAGAGATATACTGGTGTCCAGCGGAGACTCTGTCACGTTCACTTGCAACATATCCACAAACAGAACATCACAAATCAACTGGACCAAaggcaaattttttttttctcactctgtgTCACTCAATCAGACTTTTTCAAATGTCACCTCTGACAGAGTGAGAATAGACGTTGACTTTCCTTCAAAGCTGAACATTTCTAATGCTCAGCTTGAAGACTCAGGACTATATCAATGTAGTGTGACTGACAGAAGAGGTGCATGGAGTAACAGGTGGAATTTAACCGTGGCTGAGACACCTCCAGGTAAGCAGGGCACCGAGCGGAGTGCAAGTCAAGGTTCACACTGTCCTGCTACCTGCATAAATacactttcttttcttgcaGAAGTCCTGTCGTCGTATTTTCTATACACAATTCTACCTGGAGTTGTGTTGCTCCTCTTTGGCatcactgcagctgtttgcctCCACAGGTGAGTTACAGCTTTTAACTTTAGATTCTGATGAAAGTGAATAATTATGGATGGATCTATTCAGTTGTAGAGCAGTTACCAGCTCTGGGAACTAAGACTGATTTGACTGTAAAGCTCAATCACAGATAATTTATTTAAAGGGTCATTACCTCCAGGGACGTCCTGTCATCTAGGTTTTTTATATCCAGGTATTTCTATAAAAGTTCAAGTGAACATTATTTGTGCTGCTTATAGTGTTGGTTGATTAAATACTGAACAGACCTTGTGTTGAGATGTTTTTTATCAGTTGAATGGCactcaacatttttatttggagcaaattgcacacactcagatattagtcccctaaatatgcatgatttcccccccccccatcaagatccacacAGACGGCCTATTTCGCAAAGAAATTGAAAAGATTTCACATTTGTCCGGATCTGCGCCAAAATATAACCGGTTCTTTCTCGGCCCATGTTGCATCCTTCCattaagttttgtggaaatcagtttggtagtttttgtgtaatcctgctgacaaacaaacaaataaacagactggtgtaaacataacctccattatattttatttatatatatatatatatatatatatatataaagtagaTGATggataaagtaaaaataaagtttttgaatatttaaaaagtctttCCAAAACTGTGATCACCACAATGTGTCACTCATCTGCATAAGGTGCATTAACCCAGTATGGCTCTACATTCATGGCAGTTTAACCAGTTGTACAAGCAGCTGCAGGTCATTTCCTGACCTTGAGGTTTGCTTTGTCCTGGGGTCAAGATATTTGTTGACCCCAGTATTGTTGACCCCAGTCAATATTTGTTGACCCCTTTGTATAAACACAAAGTGCTGCCAATGGAAATCATCTCAGGACCACATCTAGCACTGTGGTCATGTTCAGTCTGTTATTTGTGGCAACCTGAGGCCCGATGCAGGATGTAACGTCAGGTTTAACTCTGGGTTATCAGAAAAACGAAGCATGCTTCACTTCTTATCAGAGAAAATAACCATGATCACCTGCACCTCTTATCTGCTCCGGAGCAGGATGAGTTCAAGCCCAACTGAATTCACAGGAGAGTAAGAAATAATGAAGAgcagaatatattttatagaTGAGTAGAACTGTTTTGCTGATCCAGACCTTTCATGTGTCCACTCTGGTTTTACAACAAAATAATGAgtcacatgaaataaatatatgatgaaAAATATAGCTTTATCTAAATATAAGAGTTATTTGTTTCTGACAGGATTCATGACAGTGTtgatgcttttattattattccatcACTGCTGTTTACGACTTTGGGATGAAAATAGCAGATTAGAAATAAACCCTCCGATGACttttattagaaaaaatattgtttgtttatcatcagacaataaaacacaaatactcacTAAGAAAGAAACTCAATAAAATTCCTGAACTTATTTACAGAATAACATTATCTGGACTTTAACAATCAGAAATTATTTCAGCTGTTTACTTTCTTACATTTTGCCGTAGCTGAATTTACCTGCAGATATCAGCGTTCACATATTAAGTACTTTACTACGATGCTCTCGTAATGAACGACTGTTACATATGAACTCTGGCAGCTGCTGGTAGGAAAAACACTGAGTGAGTCAGTGGGATCTGTAGCACAGGTTTCCCAAGACGAGCCAATGTAAGGAACCGTGAGGCCGGATGACGAGAAACTAAATCTGGGGTATGTAGTACTTGGTTCAGAGGCCTGTACTATGAACCAAGTAAAGCAGTAAATCATCAGATCGAGGTGAAACTACagaaatgttggtgtttttgtttgagaaatTATGGAAATTGATAGTCAACTGTCAAAAGGTTGTCCcgtggcactcagtagaacacaaACATCGCTAAGGCCTGACTTTCCCTCGAGTTCAATCAAGCCGCACTAAATTtgacaaactcataaatatcagtcccctacatTTACCTGATTCAtttcatcaagatgcatgaattattccctgggaaataaatgtaaatgttgaaaaatgccctatgttaaagaaagtggacaAAAGCATCCTGCATCACTGCTAAAATTGAAAGGGTTCTTTCTTGGttcatcctttcaccaagttttgtggaaatacgttcagtagtttttgagtaatcctgctgacaataaaaaacaacaacagtcaaATGGACAGGGGTCCACAATGTCCTTGGCAGACGTTATAATTTACCTGTAGCACCTGGAATGTGATGGTTATCATGACAGGTCATTGCTTTACTTTTACAGAAAACTCAGGACCAGGACATCAAATCAGGACCCAGTCCAGAGCCAGCTTCATCTTCAGTCAggaggagaggtcagaggaacTTTATTTTCATCGTCACACGGtcacatttcctgtcttttctttcctggaGAAATGATTGAACTTTGCTTTGACATGTTGTCTCTGCAGGTGGTCATCCCTCAAGCTCAGGCGGGCCCTGACAGGAGGACAAATAACAAGCACAGGAGTCAGTACAGGGAAAGGCTCAACTCAATCTATGGTGTCTACTGAGTTAACAGGAAATTCAACAGAAACACGAGACAGTTATTTCAACTTCAAAGCAGGTGCCACAAGTGAGGACAGCTGGtgtgaaacatcaacacaatgaAACCAGTGCATTCAATTTTATGATAGATTCTTGATTGTACTCTGTgtattgttatgtttttatatttgatggTTTAATGCACTCTGAGGTCactgaggaaagtgattttCAGAGTTTGTTGTTCATGGCAATAAAGTTAAGGACAATCAAAAGGCTTTGACTGACAGTCGGTGGCCTCTAGTGTTCTGAAAAGGAATTGAATGTGGTTGTTTCTATCAAACTATTTTATGCTTCAAAGACCAATGCCAGGTCAAGTTTGATTTATATACTTATCTTCATTCCATTCATTTAATACAGATTTATTGTCTAATCATGCAGGCAAGGtaaactgtatataataataataataataataataataataataataataataataataataataataataataataataataatattcatgactttatttgtatagcgctttTCAAAACAGTCATTACATAGTGCTTCGCatagaggacaaataaaaacaacaaaacaaaacatccgAAACAACAagcaaaattatttaaaatcagaGAGCACAAATTATgtaatataaacaaataaaatactacAACATCATTGAAAATCATCGGCAAacaaaaaggataaaagaaacataataATGCATAAAAATTCTCAACTAAGAGCCATTTAGTAAAGGTAAGTTTTAAGAGATGGTGCAGGGTGTAGGATTAGACGAATGTCACCAGTGGATTTTTAAGGACCCTCGTACAGAGAAAGGTTATTTTTAACTTGACAGATCAAGTTAAGGTAAAAGTGTACAATTGTCCTGTGATAAAAACAGTTATCTTCCTTCTCATGAGCATCAGACAGTGTTTGTCACACTGTGAAACCACACTCAGCAGGAGGGTCACAGTTTGTAAGTATCTTGCACATATGTGGTTTTCCTGCCGTTGAGAATGTCAATtacatacattatatattttagtttgtgaTATTTATACCAACaattttcatcatcattttaccGTCAAGAAGGATGGAGCTTGAATTCTCAATATTCTCATTTGAAGTAAATCATCATATTTGTGGTTTCATTCACATTCACCAGGCATACTTTAGTTTTAGGTTTTGACAAAGAGCAACTTACCacttccttttctctgtgcCTCCTCCACAAACACTGATAAAGTCTGTGAAGctccagtctgtctctctctctgtctaatgGCCGCCATGTTCCACTTGACCCAAGCTGCTCTGCTCGCTGTTCATCTCGTAGTTATGTGTCCTGTCCTCGCAGGTACGTCGGAAGTTTATATTttagattcatatttttctgcagatgtaatttccacatttcattttatactGACTGATTTTCTCCTTTACCTGTcagagattttacagttttttccaGATGACCACAGAGATATATTGGTGTCCAGCGGAGACTCTGTCACGTTCACttgcaacacaaccacaaacagagcaacacaaatcaaCTGGACCAAAGgcaaattttgtttttctcactctgTGTCACTCAATCAGACTTTTTCAAATTTCACCTCTGACAGAATGAGAATAGAAGTTGACTTTCATTCAAAGCTGAACATTTCTAATGCTCAGCATGAAGACTCAGGACTATATCAATGTAGTGTGACTGATGGAAGGAGTTTTCCAAGGAGTAACAGGTGGAATTTAACCGTGGCTGAGACACCTCCAGGTAAGCAGGGCACCGAGCGTAGTGCAAGTCAAGGTTCACACTGTCCTGCTACCTGcataaatacactttattttcttGCAGAAGTCCTGTCGTCGTATTTTCTTTACACAATTCTACGAGGAGTTGTGTTGCTCCTCTTTGGCatcactgcagctgtttgcctCCACAGGTGAGTTACAGCTTTTAACTGTTAGATTCAGATGAAACTAAATAATTATGGATGGATCTGTTCAGTTGTAGAGCAGTTATCAGCTCTGGGAACTAAGACTGATTTGACTGTAAAGCTCAATCATAGATAATTCATTTAAAGGGTCATTACCTCCAGGGACGTCCTGTCATCTACGTTTCTTATGTCCAGGTATTTCTATAAAAGTTAAAGTGAACGTTATTTGTGCTGCTTATAGCGTTGGTTGGTTTACTACTGAACAGACTTTGGGTTTAGATTTACTACTTCATTTGACTTCTACTCCTTTACTACTAGACATTTGTATTTTgagcaaattgcacacattcgTAGttattagtcccctaaatatgtgtgatttttTCCCCAATCAAGATGCAGTACTTCTACTACTGCTCCCGTGCCActaatattaaatatgtgtttcaCTCTAGATCAAACTCGTTCCCAATAAACAGCATCAACTTGATCTCAACTGGTGTCACTGTCTTATCAAAAAAACGTATCTCTTTTATCACAATTTTACTTCTGCAGAATACGCAGGGCCGGGACCTCACACAAGAGACGCTGTGACCACAGGACTCTGACTTTTACCCGGTTTCATGTTAAGTTGGGAGGAGAGGTAAGAAAGATTCTGTGCTCACTCAAACTTTCATCTTCTCGTGTCTCACTTGACATTTTTCTTAAGTCTCTACACTTTCCTGCCAATCTGTTTGGATTCTGATCTATTCTTCTTTTCAGCACCTACAGGGGGCGCTTCCTCCTCAACCCCAAAGTTGTGCAGAATACAGACTAATTACAAGCGGTGGTCAATATGAACCAATAGACCCAGTTCAATGGCCTCTACTTGACTGAGAGGTATGAAGATCACATTACAGCTGAATAAGAATACAGAGAGATGTTGTACAGGTATCACAAGAGAGAGGACATTTTGTTTATGATGatgtatacaaataaatgaatccaTAAATGTTCACAGAGGCCAAGCTTAAtgagatatatatttatatcgaTATATGTTGTAAAAATATCCTAAAGCAATGTTTCACATTATTCTATGGTAACCAGCTTTCTGTGGCTGGGCATGTGACCATTACATGCATGATATACAATATTCCTACTCTGATATTCTgacattactgacaataatccatcaaatcatttaccttccattatgctacaaactgtttattctaatcaatgctgtaaatactcttatcttactgatgttctccattacacgtggcatctactgcacttctgtccgtcctgggagagggatccctcccatgtggctctctgaggtttctaccttctttttactctgttcagtgttttttttttgtaatttttacttactcttgttgagggttaaggatAGAGGATGTCACACATCGTTAATGCCCTATgaaacaaattgtgatttgtgaatatgggctatacaaataaaatttgattgattgatgtaaAATATACTTGATGTTGAGATGTGTTAAGGcttctgtttggttgtttgttcttctttggTTTGCTTTGCTTTGGTTCCTGTTTTGGCAAGCACCCAACTGgaacactgcaaaaaaaaaaaaaaatacgtaAACTGTCACTCATGTATTGATAGAGTTTGACAAATATAATGAACAAAGATGGGAATTGTTATCACGAAAAGCTAAATATTACTTGAGAAAATGTGTTAGGAAATACATCAAGGAATTTACATTTGCTTCTAATGAACTACTTAAGCGAAACAGGActtcagaaaataataatacaatttttgtttagttttgtctgCTGCCAAGCTACTGCTCCCACTCCAGTCCAGAAGCTGGCGATAATGCACCTATGAGCTAAAACAACCAAGAAACCCCACAAACTGAAGAACGGTCATTGAGGAGCAAAGTAGAGGGTGCAGCAGtacagagaaatcaatgaagGGACCACATATGCTGAGGCTGATAAAAAGTTACTAAATGTGGTGAAGTAGAGGAAATGAAGAGGAATGAAGGGGGAGGCTCCACTCCAGTAACACGTGTAACAGAAGACTCAATGGAGGTAAACAAGTTTCATTTCCTGACCTTTATAATTCAGATGTGGTTAGAGATGAGGTGAAAACTGCTGAGAGGGTTCTTGGAATTGAAGAGGTTGAGCCATCAACACTTTACAGACGTGTGTTTTCTAGAGAAGGGAAAGGTAAAAACAGGTGGAGGCCGaacagaggaagatgatgataCTTATCCTCCAGTGGAATGCCAGGAGTCTGGTGGCCAATGGGCAAGAGTTTAAACAATGTGTAGATGCCTTTAAAGAAAAACCAGGGTTAATATGTGTACAAGAGACGTGGCTGAAACCTAATCTTAATTTTGTATTACCGGGATATGTTTGTCTGCTCAAAGATCGTAATACTTCAGGGGGAGGATGTGCAGTATTTGTGAGGGAGGGAATTCAATACAGGAGGGTAAATGTGCTATCAGAGCTTGAGTGTGTTGTGATAGAAATACGGAGCTCAACAGGAAGATTTTCAGAAATAAATTATTACAACCCCTTGTCTCCAGTTGGATATAGAAAAAATTGATGAAATAATGTCTCAAGTGCTGTCCCCAGTGGTCCCCAGTGGTCCCCAGTGGTGTTTGATGAAGTGGGAGATGGATTTGGTAGATCCCTGTATGCGGATGACGGAGCCATATGGGAGAGAGGTCGCAATGTTAGATATTTGATGAAACCGATGCAGGGTGCTATGGATAAGGTGCAGGCTCGGGCTGATAAGTGGGGTTTCAGATTGTCTCTATCAAAgacaaaacatgtgatttttggCAGGAAAAAGAATGTAGATATCCAGGGACTCAAATCGGATGGAGAACCCCTTGAAAGAGTCAAGGTCTTTACGTTTTTAGGTGTATGGTTGGATGAAAAACTGACATATAGAGAACATGGTGGGGAAAATGATTATTAAGTGTGAGAAAGTTATAAATAGTATGAGGTGCTTGACTGGGTGCTTCTGGGGGGCAGACAGAAATGTAATGCTGATGATCTACAGGGCTATGATCAGAGCACATTTTGATTATGGGTGCTTGGCGTATGGTTCAGCAGCAAAATCTACTCTGGCAAAGTTGGATGTTGTTCAGGATTTGAGACTGTGTATAGGAGCAATCCGGTCAACGCCGGTCTCTGCACTGCTGGTGGAAGCAGGGGAGGCTCCACTGAGGCTGCAGCAAGGTCGGGATGGAGACATCAGAGGAAGAAAGCTATATAACATCCAAGCATCAGTTAAACCTGTCAATAACATATCCATGCCTCGAATAGATGAAATCAAATCGACAAGGTTAAGGCTCGGGCATTGTGGACTAGCAAGTGGGTT encodes the following:
- the LOC117755434 gene encoding uncharacterized protein LOC117755434 isoform X5, whose product is MIAMFHLNQAALLTVHLVVMCPVLAEILQFFPDDHRDILVSSGDSVTFTCNISTNRTSQINWTKGKFFFSHSVSLNQTFSNVTSDRVRIDVDFPSKLNISNAQLEDSGLYQCSVTDRRGAWSNRWNLTVAETPPEVLSSYFLYTILRGVVLLLFGITAAVCLHRIRRAGTSHKRRCDHRTLTCAEYRLITSGGQYEPIDPVQWPLLD
- the LOC117755434 gene encoding uncharacterized protein LOC117755434 isoform X2: MIAMFHLNQAALLTVHLVVMCPVLAEILQFFPDDHRDILVSSGDSVTFTCNISTNRTSQINWTKGKFFFSHSVSLNQTFSNVTSDRVRIDVDFPSKLNISNAQLEDSGLYQCSVTDRRGAWSNRWNLTVAETPPEVLSSYFLYTILRGVVLLLFGITAAVCLHRIRRAGTSHKRRCDHRTLTFTRFHVKLGGEHLQGALPPQPQSCAEYRLITSGGQYEPIDPVQWPLLD
- the LOC117755434 gene encoding uncharacterized protein LOC117755434 isoform X1, with protein sequence MIAMFHLNQAALLTVHLVVMCPVLAEILQFFPDDHRDILVSSGDSVTFTCNISTNRTSQINWTKGKFFFSHSVSLNQTFSNVTSDRVRIDVDFPSKLNISNAQLEDSGLYQCSVTDRRGAWSNRWNLTVAETPPEVLSSYFLYTILPGVVLLLFGITAAVCLHRIRRAGTSHKRRCDHRTLTFTRFHVKLGGEHLQGALPPQPQSCAEYRLITSGGQYEPIDPVQWPLLD
- the LOC117755434 gene encoding uncharacterized protein LOC117755434 isoform X3, with amino-acid sequence MIAMFHLNQAALLTVHLVVMCPVLAEILQFFPDDHRDILVSSGDSVTFTCNISTNRTSQINWTKGKFFFSHSVSLNQTFSNVTSDRVRIDVDFPSKLNISNAQLEDSGLYQCSVTDRRGAWSNRWNLTVAETPPEVLSSYFLYTILRGVVLLLFGITAAVCLHRKLRTRTSNQDPVQSQLHLQSGGEVVIPQAQAGPDRRTNNKHRSQYRERLNSIYGVY
- the LOC117755434 gene encoding uncharacterized protein LOC117755434 isoform X4; translation: MIAMFHLNQAALLTVHLVVMCPVLAEILQFFPDDHRDILVSSGDSVTFTCNISTNRTSQINWTKGKFFFSHSVSLNQTFSNVTSDRVRIDVDFPSKLNISNAQLEDSGLYQCSVTDRRGAWSNRWNLTVAETPPEVLSSYFLYTILPGVVLLLFGITAAVCLHRIRRAGTSHKRRCDHRTLTCAEYRLITSGGQYEPIDPVQWPLLD